The proteins below are encoded in one region of Shewanella putrefaciens:
- a CDS encoding DUF2750 domain-containing protein, translating to MTEINAALAGFIENVKQHQTLWGLMDETGEGWVVCDSSEFEDTDVMPLWSSEAAAKSHCSEEWHDYQAVSISLEEFLEYWVSDLNDDGVLIGVDWQTDEECLELDPIVLAKDLVDVEEV from the coding sequence ATGACTGAAATCAATGCGGCTTTGGCTGGCTTTATCGAAAATGTAAAACAACATCAGACGCTTTGGGGTCTAATGGATGAAACTGGCGAAGGCTGGGTCGTTTGTGACTCCAGTGAGTTTGAAGACACAGACGTGATGCCATTATGGTCAAGCGAAGCGGCGGCAAAGTCCCACTGCAGTGAAGAATGGCATGATTACCAAGCCGTTTCTATTTCACTCGAAGAGTTCTTGGAATATTGGGTTTCTGATCTGAATGATGACGGTGTATTAATCGGTGTGGATTGGCAAACCGATGAAGAATGTTTAGAGCTAGATCCTATCGTTTTAGCCAAAGATTTAGTTGATGTTGAAGAAGTTTAA